One segment of Haloplanus natans DSM 17983 DNA contains the following:
- a CDS encoding ring-cleaving dioxygenase, with the protein MADPTPTPGIHHVTCIAGDPQRNLEFWVETLGLRLVKRSINQDDPSTYHFFFADAEGTPGTSMTFFPWSDLPQGKVGSGQVSRTAFRVPEGSLDYWEDRFDEHGVSYGDRTERFGETVLPFRDPDDLPVELVEVAIPDDDPTVAWTEFVPAETAIRGFHSVTLWLADPEPTMELLRTMGFEEVGTEESPGDTPGDDRTRFAAAGPVGAYVDVLPTIESGRQGHGTVHHVAFQTPTDADQESMRSAARARGLNPTQQIDRHWFRSVYFREHGGVLFELATSDPGYTSDEPLDDLGGRLVLPGTFEDRREEIEAGLPDVTIPRATTVDAGD; encoded by the coding sequence ATGGCCGATCCGACGCCCACTCCGGGCATCCACCACGTCACCTGCATCGCCGGCGACCCCCAGCGAAACCTCGAGTTCTGGGTCGAGACGCTCGGCCTCCGTCTGGTCAAGCGCTCGATCAACCAGGACGACCCGAGTACCTACCACTTCTTTTTCGCGGACGCGGAGGGAACGCCCGGGACGAGCATGACCTTCTTCCCGTGGTCTGACCTCCCCCAGGGCAAGGTGGGAAGCGGGCAGGTGTCCCGGACCGCCTTCCGCGTCCCCGAGGGAAGCCTCGACTACTGGGAGGACCGATTCGACGAGCACGGCGTCTCGTACGGCGACCGAACCGAGCGATTCGGAGAGACGGTGTTGCCGTTCCGCGACCCCGACGACCTCCCGGTCGAACTCGTCGAAGTCGCGATTCCGGATGACGATCCGACGGTCGCGTGGACCGAGTTCGTCCCCGCGGAAACCGCCATCCGCGGCTTCCACTCCGTGACCCTCTGGCTGGCCGACCCCGAACCGACGATGGAACTGCTCCGGACGATGGGGTTCGAGGAGGTTGGAACGGAGGAGTCGCCGGGCGATACGCCCGGCGACGATCGGACCCGCTTCGCCGCCGCCGGCCCCGTCGGGGCGTACGTCGACGTGCTTCCCACTATCGAGAGTGGCCGGCAGGGACACGGCACGGTCCACCACGTCGCGTTCCAGACGCCGACCGACGCGGATCAGGAGTCGATGCGGAGCGCCGCCCGGGCGCGGGGACTGAACCCCACCCAGCAGATCGACCGCCACTGGTTCCGGTCGGTTTACTTCCGCGAACACGGCGGCGTCCTGTTCGAACTCGCCACGAGCGATCCGGGGTATACGAGCGACGAACCCCTCGACGACCTCGGCGGTCGACTCGTCCTCCCCGGAACGTTCGAGGACCGCCGCGAGGAGATCGAAGCCGGACTGCCGGACGTGACGATCCCACGGGCGACGACGGTCGACGCGGGCGACTGA
- a CDS encoding NAD(P)/FAD-dependent oxidoreductase, with amino-acid sequence MEHVDVAVVGGGPAGTSAAHAAAEAGASALVLEKGVPRADREGLGPDSTDAAGILDYWVDIMGIHPDEFPDDVLLSELDRATFVGPNESCVLRSTGIESSYDAFGYTFHRAKFDDWLRERATDAGADYRVGVSVKSVETTPDDDPRHTLRLADGDAVSADYLILADGPQRTVTNRVLDSLLPFPVTDHLGTTTANHIAYQEHRRLPAEVADDLRGAITFWWGYIPGHTAYPWIFPNDDDVARIGLTMPIGLDLSSVPNRGAYPLLRPDDETVPGGSEYLRRLLEREYGDRYDVPGDFPLVEGRAKSKGTETYPISSTRPVDSPVEAGIAVVGGAMGTTSAFHEGGDHTAVRTGRIAGELAGAGDLSGYNTAWKAAIGDEILRNVTMADMVRDYGPADWDNIFRTARKMLADTDGYGMFEKTFAAGWDAMKLLVSYRWNKRRNRDFVSIHESDYVY; translated from the coding sequence ATGGAACACGTGGACGTGGCCGTCGTCGGTGGCGGGCCGGCCGGCACGTCGGCGGCCCACGCGGCCGCCGAAGCCGGTGCGTCCGCACTCGTCCTCGAGAAGGGCGTCCCCCGCGCCGACCGCGAGGGACTCGGCCCCGACTCCACCGACGCGGCGGGCATCCTCGACTACTGGGTCGACATCATGGGCATCCATCCCGACGAGTTCCCCGACGACGTCTTGCTGTCGGAACTCGACCGGGCGACGTTCGTCGGGCCGAACGAGTCCTGTGTCCTGCGAAGCACCGGCATCGAGTCGTCGTACGACGCCTTCGGCTACACTTTCCACCGGGCGAAGTTCGACGACTGGCTCCGCGAACGTGCGACGGACGCCGGTGCCGACTACCGCGTCGGCGTGAGCGTCAAGAGCGTGGAGACGACCCCCGACGACGACCCCCGACACACGCTTCGACTGGCCGACGGCGACGCCGTGAGCGCAGACTACCTCATCCTCGCCGACGGCCCCCAGCGCACCGTCACCAACCGGGTACTCGACTCCCTTCTCCCCTTCCCGGTCACCGATCATCTCGGGACGACGACGGCCAACCACATCGCGTATCAGGAACACCGTCGCCTCCCCGCCGAAGTGGCCGACGACCTCCGTGGCGCCATCACGTTCTGGTGGGGGTACATCCCGGGTCACACCGCCTACCCGTGGATCTTCCCGAACGACGACGACGTAGCCCGGATCGGGCTGACGATGCCCATCGGGCTCGACCTGTCGTCGGTGCCCAACCGCGGCGCCTACCCACTCTTGCGGCCCGACGACGAGACGGTTCCGGGTGGGAGCGAGTACCTCCGGCGCCTCCTCGAACGCGAGTACGGCGACCGATACGACGTGCCCGGCGACTTCCCCCTCGTCGAGGGCCGCGCCAAGTCGAAGGGGACGGAAACCTATCCCATCTCCTCGACCCGACCGGTCGACTCGCCGGTCGAGGCGGGCATCGCCGTCGTCGGCGGCGCGATGGGCACCACCTCGGCGTTCCACGAGGGCGGCGACCACACGGCCGTCCGCACCGGACGGATCGCGGGCGAGTTGGCCGGGGCGGGCGACCTCTCGGGTTACAACACCGCCTGGAAGGCCGCCATCGGCGACGAGATTCTGCGCAACGTCACGATGGCCGATATGGTTCGGGACTACGGGCCGGCCGACTGGGACAACATCTTCCGGACCGCTCGCAAGATGCTGGCCGACACGGACGGCTACGGCATGTTCGAGAAGACGTTCGCCGCCGGCTGGGACGCCATGAAGCTCCTCGTCAGCTACCGGTGGAACAAGCGTCGTAACCGGGATTTCGTGAGCATCCACGAGTCGGACTACGTCTACTGA
- a CDS encoding cytochrome P450, translating into MTEERAGTDGSADAVRGRAAPLPPYPSSAGHPLFHTVHSMRDVFGFRERAMADHDLIRIKLLGPGDVYHLGHPDYFERVLLNDRDHFRKSEDFRIAFEGGLVAVEGDTWRRQREVLQPLFSRDSLRDYADGMVDAIRRRRDHWQPGTRIDLAAETSDLTLDVLFATLLGRDLDVDGDREIRTAADRLQHWFAPTSYPLPTWVPTPARRRFKRGKRRLQSVASRLLDAAAADPPADPSEADDLLSLLVALRESGVESEALTDDRLRDQVVTMIFAGHDTTATAIAFAFYALARHPEVRERFHAEVDALDGPPTITDLDALDVTERVVTETMRLFPPVYTIPRETTTDVIVDGYRIPEGATTWLTVDRVHRDPRFYDDPDAFRPERWATDLRERLPDFAYVPFGGGPRTCIGRQFALMEAQLALATVGRDYHLAWPDDDTDDPPRRLGMTTRMEPGTAVRVVER; encoded by the coding sequence ATGACCGAGGAGCGTGCCGGCACCGATGGATCGGCCGACGCCGTGCGGGGGCGGGCGGCACCGCTCCCCCCGTACCCGTCGAGCGCCGGCCATCCCCTGTTTCACACCGTCCACTCCATGCGCGACGTGTTCGGCTTCCGCGAGCGGGCGATGGCCGACCACGACCTGATCCGAATCAAACTCCTCGGCCCGGGCGATGTCTACCATCTCGGCCACCCGGACTACTTCGAGCGCGTCCTCCTGAACGACCGGGATCACTTTCGTAAGTCCGAGGACTTCCGCATCGCGTTCGAGGGTGGCCTCGTGGCCGTCGAAGGGGACACCTGGCGCCGACAGCGCGAGGTTCTTCAACCGCTGTTTTCCCGCGACAGTCTCCGCGATTACGCCGACGGCATGGTCGACGCGATCCGACGACGACGCGATCACTGGCAGCCGGGGACCCGGATCGACCTCGCGGCCGAGACGAGCGACCTGACCCTCGATGTCCTCTTTGCGACCCTGCTCGGGCGGGACCTCGACGTCGACGGTGATCGGGAGATTCGCACCGCCGCCGACCGCCTCCAGCACTGGTTCGCGCCCACCTCGTACCCACTCCCGACGTGGGTGCCGACGCCGGCACGCCGGCGGTTCAAACGCGGGAAGCGACGGCTCCAGTCGGTCGCCAGCCGACTGCTCGACGCCGCGGCCGCCGATCCGCCAGCCGATCCGAGCGAGGCCGACGACCTCCTCTCCCTGCTCGTTGCCCTCCGCGAGTCGGGCGTCGAGAGCGAGGCGCTGACCGACGACCGCCTCCGGGATCAGGTGGTGACGATGATCTTCGCCGGCCACGACACCACCGCGACGGCCATCGCCTTCGCGTTCTACGCGCTGGCCCGCCACCCCGAGGTGCGGGAGCGCTTCCACGCCGAGGTCGACGCCCTCGACGGCCCGCCGACGATCACGGACCTCGACGCTCTCGACGTGACCGAACGCGTCGTCACCGAAACCATGCGGCTCTTCCCGCCGGTGTACACCATCCCCCGCGAGACGACGACCGACGTGATCGTCGACGGCTACCGGATCCCCGAGGGAGCGACGACCTGGCTCACCGTCGACCGGGTGCATCGCGATCCGCGGTTCTACGACGACCCCGACGCTTTCCGCCCCGAGCGATGGGCGACCGACCTCCGCGAACGCCTCCCCGACTTCGCGTACGTCCCCTTCGGCGGCGGTCCCCGAACCTGCATCGGCCGGCAGTTCGCACTGATGGAAGCACAACTCGCCCTCGCGACGGTCGGCCGTGACTACCACCTCGCGTGGCCCGACGACGACACCGACGACCCGCCCCGTCGACTCGGCATGACGACTCGGATGGAACCCGGGACGGCCGTCCGCGTCGTCGAGCGGTGA
- a CDS encoding ABC transporter ATP-binding protein: MSLLEVDAIDAYYDESHILRDLSLSVQEGEICALLGRNGAGKTTTLRAIAGAKPPQVRDGSVTFKGDDITSMPADDVAMQGISLVPEERRVFANLSVEENLRIAEVSRNRSNTWSRPLTSTGTSMSTEQVYDDFPRLRERKTQKAGTLSGGEQQMLAIARALKQSTDLLLLDEPYEGLAPKIVEDVEAAVERISDQGVTILLVEQNAAAAIKIADRAYVVDQGEAVFDGTADELREDETTRERYLGV, encoded by the coding sequence GTGAGCCTACTCGAAGTCGACGCCATCGACGCCTACTACGACGAGAGTCACATCCTGCGTGATCTCTCGCTCTCCGTCCAAGAGGGCGAAATCTGTGCGCTGCTCGGACGCAACGGCGCGGGCAAGACGACGACCCTGCGCGCTATTGCCGGGGCGAAACCGCCACAGGTTCGCGACGGCTCGGTCACGTTCAAAGGCGACGACATCACCTCGATGCCAGCCGACGACGTGGCGATGCAAGGTATCTCGCTCGTTCCCGAGGAACGGCGGGTGTTCGCCAACCTCAGCGTCGAGGAGAACCTCCGGATCGCCGAGGTGTCCCGTAACCGCTCGAACACGTGGAGTCGGCCGCTCACGTCGACGGGGACCTCTATGTCCACCGAACAGGTGTACGACGACTTCCCCCGGCTCCGCGAGCGCAAGACACAGAAAGCCGGCACGCTCTCGGGCGGCGAACAGCAGATGCTCGCCATCGCCCGCGCGCTCAAACAGAGTACAGATCTCCTCCTCCTCGACGAACCGTACGAGGGGCTCGCGCCCAAAATCGTCGAGGACGTGGAGGCGGCCGTCGAGCGCATCAGCGATCAGGGCGTGACGATCCTGCTCGTCGAGCAGAACGCCGCCGCCGCCATCAAGATCGCCGACCGAGCGTACGTCGTCGACCAGGGAGAGGCCGTCTTCGACGGAACCGCCGACGAACTCCGCGAGGACGAAACGACCCGCGAGCGCTACCTCGGTGTCTAA
- a CDS encoding haloacid dehalogenase type II yields the protein MAGLCFDMYGTLCDTSSVRTRLGEALDVPERLVAAVDETWRRKQLQYSYQSAQMDDYEPFWEITGHALDYALAAYDLDPTPDTRERIRSAYDRLDPFPGAVEALTRLGEAGHDVVVLSNGNPAMLERLAENAGLAPHLDGVLSADAVRTFKPDPAVYEHAAETLDRPLDDCRLISSNAWDVAGAGNAGMATTWVNRTRDPPESIGATPGRIADTLPAVADDLC from the coding sequence ATGGCCGGACTCTGCTTCGACATGTACGGGACGCTCTGTGATACGAGTAGCGTGCGAACGCGCCTCGGCGAGGCACTCGACGTCCCCGAGCGCCTGGTGGCCGCCGTGGACGAGACGTGGCGACGCAAACAGCTCCAGTACTCCTACCAGAGCGCACAGATGGACGACTACGAGCCGTTCTGGGAGATCACGGGCCACGCGCTCGACTACGCGCTCGCGGCGTACGACCTCGATCCGACCCCAGACACCCGCGAGCGTATCCGGAGCGCGTACGACCGCCTCGATCCGTTTCCGGGCGCCGTCGAGGCGCTTACGCGCCTCGGCGAGGCCGGACACGACGTGGTCGTCCTCTCGAACGGCAACCCGGCGATGCTCGAACGTCTGGCCGAAAACGCGGGGCTTGCTCCCCACCTCGACGGCGTACTGAGCGCGGACGCGGTGCGGACGTTCAAACCCGACCCGGCGGTGTACGAACACGCCGCGGAGACGCTGGACCGCCCGCTCGACGACTGTCGATTGATCTCCTCGAACGCGTGGGACGTGGCCGGCGCCGGTAACGCGGGGATGGCGACGACGTGGGTAAACCGCACGCGCGACCCGCCGGAATCGATCGGTGCCACACCGGGCCGGATCGCCGACACCCTTCCGGCCGTCGCCGACGATTTATGTTGA
- a CDS encoding sodium:calcium antiporter, translated as MIGAGLGIAAALALVSTGVIWIGSEQLERGAGRLSRHYGLPVAVHGAVVVAVGSSFPELSSVVISTLLHGEFSLGVGAIVGSAIFNLLVIPAVSALASEELEATRDIVHKDAQFYIISVLVLFLTFALGATYVPGGTNEAAILTPALAILPLVTYGVYVFLQYQDTRDHAPSPPPDIDLGREWGRLAVSLAVIAVGVEGIVSAALDFGVAFGTPPFLWGLTVIAAATSLPDAFVSVRAAADDDSVTSLTNVLGSNTFNLLVAIPVGVVLAGTATVNFLVAIPLMGFLAFATIVFVVLTRTHLELTNPEAYALLGLYGVFLGWMILETVGVVDGVQGI; from the coding sequence GTGATCGGAGCTGGCCTCGGTATCGCCGCCGCCCTCGCCCTCGTCTCGACCGGCGTCATCTGGATCGGAAGCGAACAGCTCGAACGGGGTGCCGGGCGGCTCAGCCGCCACTACGGCCTCCCGGTCGCCGTCCACGGCGCCGTCGTCGTCGCCGTCGGCTCTAGCTTCCCCGAGCTTAGCTCCGTCGTCATCAGCACCCTGCTCCACGGCGAGTTCTCGCTCGGCGTCGGCGCAATCGTCGGCTCCGCCATCTTCAACCTGCTCGTCATCCCCGCCGTCTCCGCGCTCGCCAGCGAGGAACTCGAAGCCACCCGCGACATCGTCCACAAGGACGCCCAGTTCTACATCATCAGCGTCCTCGTCCTCTTTCTCACCTTCGCCCTCGGGGCGACGTACGTCCCCGGCGGGACCAACGAGGCGGCGATTCTCACCCCTGCGCTCGCGATTCTCCCCCTCGTCACTTACGGCGTCTACGTCTTCCTCCAGTATCAGGACACCCGCGACCACGCCCCGAGTCCCCCGCCCGACATCGACCTGGGCCGCGAGTGGGGGCGACTCGCGGTCTCGCTCGCCGTCATCGCCGTCGGCGTCGAGGGCATCGTCAGCGCCGCCCTCGACTTCGGCGTCGCCTTCGGCACGCCGCCGTTCCTGTGGGGATTGACCGTCATCGCCGCGGCGACGAGCCTCCCGGACGCCTTCGTCAGCGTCCGCGCGGCCGCCGACGACGACAGCGTCACCAGCCTCACCAACGTCCTCGGGAGCAACACGTTCAATCTCCTCGTCGCCATCCCCGTCGGCGTCGTCCTCGCGGGGACGGCCACCGTCAACTTCCTCGTCGCCATCCCTCTGATGGGCTTTCTCGCCTTCGCCACCATCGTCTTCGTCGTCCTCACACGAACCCACCTCGAACTCACGAATCCCGAAGCCTACGCGCTACTCGGCCTGTACGGGGTCTTTTTGGGCTGGATGATCCTCGAGACGGTCGGCGTGGTCGATGGGGTACAGGGCATCTGA
- a CDS encoding branched-chain amino acid ABC transporter permease, with protein sequence MSDEPAPANEADASAVVDATGVWIFRGNELRVVAGTAVLLALFPFVFARMPVVSGLLQGYQSLATLILIWGIFALGFDLLLGYTGLLSFGHAAFWGGAAYAAGIFSQNVSGSPVLMVAAGTTFAVLLAWVLGFLSLRRGGIYFAILTLAFAQMLFYMSSSPLAFLTGGENGFTGVETTELLGIFPLEGELPLVLETLLGTWLYLFVAIVTLLCVALAYRILNSPYGMVFRAIRENEQRAEFVGLNVWRYRLMSFILSGLFAGVAGSLFTIHGSYVPLSSFYWTTSGEVVIMTVLGGTGSLFGPVVGAAVYLYVENIVSGGHPFDFIAPFWHLILGLVFVVVIWTFPRGIWGFFCDVRDFVTGGED encoded by the coding sequence GTGAGCGACGAACCCGCGCCGGCGAACGAGGCGGACGCGAGCGCCGTCGTCGACGCCACCGGCGTCTGGATCTTCCGGGGCAACGAGTTACGGGTCGTCGCCGGCACCGCCGTCCTCCTCGCGCTCTTCCCGTTCGTCTTCGCCCGGATGCCCGTCGTGAGCGGCCTGCTACAGGGGTATCAGAGCCTCGCGACGCTCATCCTCATCTGGGGCATCTTCGCGCTCGGCTTCGACCTGCTGCTCGGCTACACCGGCCTCCTCTCCTTTGGCCACGCCGCCTTCTGGGGTGGAGCCGCCTACGCCGCCGGTATCTTCAGCCAGAACGTCTCCGGGTCTCCGGTCCTGATGGTGGCCGCCGGCACCACCTTTGCCGTCCTGCTTGCGTGGGTGCTCGGATTCCTCTCGTTGCGCCGCGGCGGTATCTACTTCGCCATCCTCACGCTCGCGTTCGCTCAGATGTTGTTCTACATGTCCTCGTCGCCGCTCGCGTTCCTCACCGGCGGCGAGAACGGGTTTACGGGCGTCGAAACGACTGAACTGCTCGGTATCTTCCCCCTGGAGGGCGAGTTGCCACTCGTCCTCGAGACGCTGCTCGGAACCTGGCTCTACCTGTTCGTGGCGATCGTCACCTTGCTCTGTGTGGCGCTTGCCTACCGCATCCTCAACTCGCCGTACGGGATGGTGTTTCGTGCCATCCGCGAGAACGAACAGCGCGCGGAGTTCGTCGGACTGAACGTCTGGCGCTACCGCTTGATGTCTTTCATCCTCTCCGGCCTCTTTGCCGGCGTCGCCGGGAGCCTCTTTACCATTCACGGCTCGTACGTCCCGCTCTCCTCGTTTTACTGGACGACGAGTGGCGAGGTGGTCATCATGACCGTCCTCGGCGGGACGGGGTCGCTGTTCGGCCCCGTCGTGGGCGCCGCCGTCTACCTCTACGTCGAGAACATCGTCAGCGGCGGGCATCCGTTCGATTTCATCGCCCCCTTCTGGCACCTCATCCTAGGGCTGGTGTTCGTCGTCGTCATCTGGACGTTCCCCCGCGGCATCTGGGGCTTCTTCTGCGACGTTCGTGACTTCGTCACCGGAGGTGAGGACTGA
- a CDS encoding substrate-binding protein, with translation MGSNDSRLDRRDVIKAAGAAGTAGLVGLAGCSGGGGGGGGGGGGGGESEYPELGNYPVEGDTATLGFNVPQSGPYASEGQDELRAYELAVKHLNNGGGWVDSQFDDLSGDGVLDYQIDSVSGDTATDADTARQSASRMIQRDNAVMVTGGSSSAVAIAVQELCQREKVPFMACLTHSNETTGANCVRYGFREMFNAYMTGQALAPVLTEEYGSDLQFYQLYADYSWGQTVQESMNQFLTEAGWEQVNSVATPLGTSDYSSYLSQAANSDADVLLLDHYGLDGATSVSQAVDAGLDENMEIVVPLYNRPMAEAAGAAIEGVFGTVAWDSQIDNTPSQEFLQTFQNEYDRIPSGPAQLAYAQTLQYAAAVERAGTFYPPEVIRQLEGYEYSNIGMGAELMRACDHQAQRDVPVVRGLPESEQSAGQYFEIINITSRDELGYACDAGPAAECELGEYGDE, from the coding sequence ATGGGTAGCAATGACAGCCGTCTGGACAGACGCGATGTGATCAAGGCCGCCGGCGCCGCCGGCACTGCTGGACTGGTCGGGTTGGCCGGCTGTTCGGGTGGCGGCGGTGGCGGTGGCGGTGGCGGTGGCGGCGGTGGCGAATCGGAGTACCCCGAACTCGGCAACTACCCCGTCGAGGGTGATACGGCGACGCTCGGGTTCAACGTCCCGCAGTCCGGGCCGTACGCCTCCGAGGGGCAGGACGAACTGCGCGCGTACGAACTCGCGGTCAAGCACCTGAACAACGGCGGCGGCTGGGTCGACTCCCAGTTCGACGACCTCTCCGGCGACGGCGTCCTCGACTACCAGATCGACTCGGTGAGCGGCGACACCGCGACCGACGCCGACACCGCGCGCCAGTCCGCTTCGCGGATGATTCAGCGCGACAACGCGGTCATGGTGACCGGCGGGTCGTCCTCCGCCGTCGCCATCGCGGTCCAGGAGCTGTGTCAGCGCGAGAAGGTCCCGTTCATGGCCTGTCTGACCCACTCCAACGAGACGACGGGGGCGAACTGCGTGCGCTACGGCTTCCGCGAGATGTTCAACGCGTACATGACGGGACAGGCGCTCGCGCCGGTGCTGACCGAAGAGTACGGGAGCGACCTGCAGTTCTACCAGCTCTACGCCGACTACAGCTGGGGCCAGACCGTCCAGGAATCGATGAATCAGTTCCTGACCGAGGCAGGCTGGGAACAGGTCAACTCCGTCGCCACGCCGCTCGGCACCAGCGACTACTCCTCGTACCTCTCGCAGGCGGCGAACTCCGACGCCGACGTGCTCCTGCTGGACCACTACGGACTGGACGGCGCAACGTCCGTGAGCCAGGCCGTCGACGCCGGCCTCGACGAGAACATGGAGATCGTCGTCCCGCTGTACAACCGCCCGATGGCGGAGGCGGCGGGCGCAGCCATCGAGGGTGTCTTCGGCACCGTCGCCTGGGACTCCCAGATCGACAACACCCCGTCCCAGGAGTTCCTGCAGACGTTCCAGAACGAGTACGACCGCATCCCGTCCGGGCCGGCACAGCTCGCCTACGCCCAGACGCTCCAGTACGCGGCGGCGGTCGAGCGCGCAGGCACGTTCTACCCGCCGGAAGTGATCCGTCAGCTGGAAGGTTACGAGTACAGCAACATCGGCATGGGTGCCGAGTTGATGCGTGCCTGCGACCACCAGGCCCAGCGCGACGTGCCCGTCGTCCGCGGGCTACCCGAGTCCGAACAGTCCGCAGGCCAGTACTTCGAGATCATCAACATCACGAGTCGCGACGAACTCGGCTACGCCTGCGACGCCGGTCCCGCAGCCGAGTGTGAACTCGGCGAGTACGGCGACGAATAA
- a CDS encoding branched-chain amino acid ABC transporter permease, translating into MSFHIEAITVLLNGLQQGAIYVLLAVGLSIILGTLKFVNFAHGALYLVGTYAGLLLALEINLTSGLLQEWGVSTLGLGLGYIPALIIVPLVVFVVGLAMERFVVEPFKNRPDTDQILVTFGLAIIVQEVFRAFFGSSSLPFSQPAWAQGPPQVPFLTAIPISSWRYYVIGITAILVLVVYVLVEFTDFGLIVRAGTRDPEMVELLGIRLSRPYIVVFGIGAALAGVAGVVGGPLNPVNPTIGNEILVPAFLTVVIGGVGSIAGAVLGGVLFGLTQAILVATYSAWAQVGLYAIAAIVLLVRPQGLLGEEGVAP; encoded by the coding sequence ATGAGTTTCCACATCGAGGCGATAACCGTCCTGCTCAACGGCCTCCAGCAGGGTGCAATCTACGTCCTGCTTGCCGTGGGCCTGTCGATCATCCTCGGCACGCTGAAGTTCGTCAACTTCGCCCACGGGGCGCTGTATCTCGTCGGGACCTACGCGGGACTGCTGTTGGCCCTCGAAATCAACCTGACGAGCGGACTGCTTCAGGAGTGGGGCGTCTCGACGCTCGGACTCGGCCTGGGCTACATCCCCGCGCTGATCATCGTCCCCCTCGTCGTCTTCGTCGTCGGCCTGGCGATGGAACGCTTCGTCGTCGAACCGTTCAAGAATCGACCCGACACCGACCAGATCCTCGTCACCTTCGGGCTTGCGATCATCGTCCAGGAAGTCTTCCGGGCCTTCTTCGGATCGAGCAGCCTGCCGTTCAGCCAGCCCGCGTGGGCACAGGGCCCGCCGCAGGTTCCCTTCCTGACGGCTATTCCCATCTCCTCGTGGCGGTACTACGTCATCGGGATCACGGCGATTCTGGTGCTCGTCGTTTACGTTCTCGTCGAGTTCACCGATTTCGGCCTGATCGTCCGCGCCGGCACCCGGGACCCCGAGATGGTGGAACTGCTCGGTATCCGGCTGAGCCGGCCGTACATCGTCGTCTTCGGTATCGGCGCGGCGCTCGCCGGCGTCGCCGGCGTCGTCGGCGGCCCGCTCAATCCCGTCAACCCCACCATCGGCAACGAGATTCTCGTCCCCGCGTTCCTGACCGTCGTCATCGGCGGCGTCGGCTCCATCGCCGGCGCCGTCCTCGGGGGCGTCCTGTTCGGCCTCACACAGGCCATCCTCGTGGCGACGTACTCCGCGTGGGCGCAGGTGGGTCTGTACGCCATCGCCGCCATCGTCCTGCTCGTTCGGCCACAGGGCCTGCTCGGCGAAGAGGGGGTGGCGCCGTGA
- a CDS encoding ABC transporter ATP-binding protein, producing the protein MALLETEDLVKEFGGLVATDDVNLTVEENERVSIIGPNGAGKSTLINLITRRLDPTSGDIRFKGESIVNRDPHEVVQMGVSKSFQTASIFSNLTVRENAEIAALAAEHGSFGFKFLEHRDSLTGVHEVARDTLNAVGLLSQADRTASELPYGDKRRLEIGIALAAEPDLLLMDEPTAGMSPEETEATVDLVEEVKQELGLTFVLIEHDMEIVFRVSDRIVVLNRGRVIAEGTPEEIRGDPEVQEAYLGGVDL; encoded by the coding sequence ATGGCGCTTCTCGAAACGGAGGACCTCGTCAAGGAGTTCGGCGGCCTCGTCGCGACCGACGACGTAAACCTCACCGTCGAGGAGAACGAACGCGTCTCGATCATCGGGCCGAACGGGGCCGGCAAATCGACGCTGATCAACCTCATCACACGGCGTCTCGACCCCACGTCGGGCGACATCCGGTTCAAAGGCGAGTCGATCGTGAACCGCGACCCCCACGAGGTGGTCCAGATGGGCGTCAGCAAGTCGTTCCAGACCGCCTCCATCTTCTCGAATCTCACCGTTCGTGAGAACGCCGAAATCGCCGCACTCGCGGCCGAACACGGTTCCTTCGGATTCAAGTTTCTCGAACACCGTGACAGCCTCACCGGCGTCCACGAGGTGGCACGGGACACCCTCAACGCCGTTGGCCTCCTGAGTCAGGCCGACCGCACGGCGTCGGAACTCCCCTACGGCGACAAGCGTCGCCTCGAAATCGGTATCGCGCTCGCGGCCGAACCGGATCTCCTCCTGATGGACGAGCCGACCGCGGGGATGTCGCCCGAAGAGACCGAGGCGACGGTCGACCTCGTCGAGGAGGTCAAGCAGGAACTCGGGTTGACGTTCGTCCTCATCGAACACGACATGGAAATCGTCTTCAGAGTGTCCGACCGCATCGTCGTCCTCAATCGCGGCCGGGTCATCGCCGAAGGAACGCCCGAGGAAATCAGGGGCGACCCGGAGGTACAGGAGGCGTATCTTGGAGGTGTCGATCTGTGA